From Neisseria musculi, the proteins below share one genomic window:
- a CDS encoding efflux RND transporter periplasmic adaptor subunit, which produces MAKAIKWIGTAAVAVVLGFAAWVYFKPKEQINYLTQTVSRIDINQTVNATGEISAAQLVTVGSQASGQIKKLHVKIGQQVKKGDLIAEIDSTTQLNELNTNKAKLDTYQAQLVSAGIKQRTADKKYKREKALWAEDATSKQELEDAEDALAAAKASVAELKSLIRQTQISINTSEADLGYTRISATMDGTIVSIPVEEGQTVNANQATPTIVQLADLSKMLNKMQIAEGDAGKVKAGQALTFTILSQPDNTRSAIIDTVDPGLTTMSQGSYTTSTDTTDTAIYYYARSLVPNEDGSLHIGMTTENTITINQAKNVLSVPNLAVKNQKGKKVVRVLNDKNQPQEREIKTGLSDGTNTQVLSGLKEGEKVIISEATAADAQKELRGGPMGPM; this is translated from the coding sequence ATGGCAAAAGCGATTAAATGGATCGGGACAGCAGCCGTTGCAGTTGTATTGGGTTTTGCAGCATGGGTTTATTTCAAACCGAAAGAACAAATCAACTATCTCACCCAAACAGTAAGCCGCATCGACATCAACCAAACGGTCAATGCCACCGGCGAGATTTCGGCAGCCCAATTGGTAACGGTAGGTTCGCAGGCCTCAGGCCAAATTAAAAAGCTGCACGTTAAAATCGGACAACAGGTTAAAAAAGGCGATTTAATCGCCGAAATCGATTCAACAACACAATTAAACGAGCTAAACACCAATAAAGCCAAACTCGACACTTATCAAGCCCAACTAGTTTCTGCCGGAATCAAGCAACGCACTGCCGATAAAAAGTACAAACGCGAAAAAGCCTTATGGGCTGAAGATGCCACCTCCAAACAAGAGCTTGAAGATGCGGAAGACGCGCTGGCCGCAGCCAAAGCATCGGTAGCCGAGTTGAAATCATTAATCAGACAAACCCAAATTTCCATCAACACCTCAGAGGCCGACTTGGGCTACACCCGTATTTCGGCAACAATGGACGGCACAATAGTATCGATCCCCGTAGAAGAAGGCCAAACCGTGAACGCCAACCAAGCCACGCCCACCATTGTGCAGCTTGCCGATTTGAGCAAAATGCTGAACAAAATGCAGATTGCCGAAGGCGATGCCGGCAAGGTAAAAGCCGGCCAGGCATTAACCTTCACCATTCTTTCGCAGCCCGACAACACCCGCTCTGCCATAATCGACACAGTCGATCCAGGCTTAACCACCATGTCGCAAGGCTCCTACACCACCAGCACCGACACCACCGACACCGCGATTTACTACTATGCCCGCTCCTTAGTGCCCAATGAAGACGGCTCGCTGCACATCGGCATGACCACCGAAAACACCATCACCATCAACCAGGCAAAAAACGTTTTGAGCGTACCGAATCTGGCGGTTAAAAATCAAAAAGGCAAAAAAGTGGTGCGCGTGTTAAACGATAAAAACCAACCACAGGAGCGTGAAATCAAAACCGGCCTGAGCGACGGCACCAACACACAAGTACTCTCCGGCTTGAAAGAGGGTGAAAAAGTGATTATTTCGGAAGCAACTGCCGCCGATGCGCAAAAAGAGCTCCGGGGCGGCCCCATGGGCCCGATGTAA
- a CDS encoding MacB family efflux pump subunit — MSLIECKNINRYFGSGNNRVHVLKNISLSIEKGDFVAIIGQSGSGKSTLMNIIGCLDSASSGSYTIDGLETSQMDADQLAGLRRKRFGFIFQRYNLLSTLSARDNVALPAVYAGMEHAGRNLRADKLLHDLGLENKEGNKPSELSGGQQQRVSIARALMNGGEIILADEPTGALDTQSGENVMEIIHSLHKQGHTVILVTHDPGIAANANRVIEIRDGEIIADTSKNTEIPPSKVESVKENTSWLFFKDQLIESFRMSVQAIMAHKMRSLLTMLGIIIGIASVVSVVALGRGSQEKILSDISAIGTNTISVYPGRGFGDRRSGRVRTLTIGDAQAIAKQSYVDSVTPMVASNATVTYRNTDATAQLYGAGEQYFDVRGIKIEEGRLYDADDVKNNAQVAVIDQNTKNKLFSDGTNPIGKTILFKKRPLQIIGVTEKDTSGFGSSENLQIWTPYTTVINRISGQRHINSITVKIKDEANSQAAEKSLNELLLSRHGVKDFFMQNSDSIKQTIESATGTMTLLISSIAFISLFVGGIGVMNIMLVSVTERTKEIGVRMAIGARQSNILQQFLIESVLICLIGGLAGVLVSFGISTLFNYFVQDFAMSFSTLSIAAAVTCSTVIGVVFGFMPAKRASQLNPIDALAHD; from the coding sequence ATGAGTTTGATCGAATGCAAAAACATCAACCGTTATTTCGGCAGCGGCAACAACCGCGTACATGTGCTGAAAAACATCAGCCTGAGCATAGAAAAAGGCGACTTTGTTGCGATTATCGGCCAATCCGGCTCGGGTAAGTCCACCCTGATGAACATCATCGGCTGCCTAGACTCCGCCTCTTCAGGCTCCTACACCATAGACGGCTTGGAAACCTCCCAGATGGATGCCGACCAACTGGCCGGTTTGCGCCGCAAACGCTTCGGCTTTATCTTCCAGCGTTACAACCTGTTGAGCACGCTCAGCGCCCGCGACAATGTCGCCCTGCCTGCCGTTTACGCCGGCATGGAACACGCCGGCCGCAACCTGCGCGCCGACAAACTGCTGCACGATTTAGGCTTGGAAAACAAAGAAGGCAACAAACCCAGCGAACTTTCAGGCGGCCAACAGCAGCGCGTGAGCATCGCACGCGCATTGATGAACGGCGGCGAGATTATTTTGGCCGATGAGCCCACCGGCGCACTGGACACCCAATCGGGCGAAAACGTGATGGAGATCATCCACAGCCTGCACAAACAGGGGCATACCGTCATTTTGGTTACGCACGACCCCGGCATCGCCGCCAACGCCAACCGCGTGATTGAAATCCGCGATGGCGAAATCATTGCCGACACCAGCAAAAACACCGAAATCCCGCCCAGCAAGGTAGAAAGCGTCAAAGAAAACACCTCGTGGCTGTTTTTCAAAGACCAATTGATAGAATCATTCCGCATGTCGGTGCAGGCCATTATGGCGCACAAAATGCGCTCGCTGTTAACCATGCTCGGCATCATCATCGGCATTGCCTCGGTAGTGTCGGTGGTGGCTTTGGGGCGCGGTTCGCAAGAGAAAATCCTGTCGGATATCAGCGCCATCGGCACCAACACCATCAGCGTTTACCCCGGGCGCGGGTTCGGAGACCGCCGCTCGGGCAGGGTGCGCACACTGACCATCGGAGATGCCCAAGCAATTGCCAAACAAAGCTATGTGGACAGCGTTACCCCTATGGTTGCCTCCAACGCCACCGTTACCTACCGCAACACCGATGCCACCGCCCAGCTTTACGGTGCGGGCGAACAATATTTCGATGTGCGCGGCATTAAAATCGAAGAAGGCCGTCTGTATGATGCCGATGATGTCAAAAACAACGCCCAAGTAGCGGTTATCGATCAAAACACCAAAAACAAACTGTTTTCAGACGGCACCAACCCCATCGGCAAAACCATTTTATTTAAAAAACGCCCGCTGCAGATTATCGGCGTAACCGAAAAAGACACAAGCGGCTTCGGAAGCAGCGAAAACCTGCAAATCTGGACACCCTACACCACCGTCATCAACCGGATAAGCGGCCAGCGCCATATCAATTCGATTACCGTCAAAATCAAAGACGAGGCAAACTCGCAGGCAGCCGAAAAAAGCCTGAACGAGCTTTTGCTCTCGCGCCACGGCGTAAAAGACTTTTTCATGCAAAACAGCGACAGCATCAAACAAACCATCGAAAGCGCCACCGGCACCATGACGCTGCTGATTTCGTCTATCGCCTTTATTTCACTGTTTGTGGGCGGCATCGGCGTGATGAACATCATGCTGGTTTCCGTAACCGAACGCACCAAAGAAATCGGCGTGCGCATGGCCATCGGCGCACGGCAGAGCAATATTCTGCAACAGTTTCTGATTGAGTCCGTGCTGATCTGCCTGATCGGCGGCTTGGCCGGCGTACTGGTTTCGTTCGGCATCAGCACCCTGTTCAACTATTTCGTTCAAGACTTCGCCATGTCGTTTTCCACGCTCTCCATCGCAGCCGCCGTAACCTGCTCCACCGTGATCGGCGTGGTATTCGGCTTTATGCCCGCCAAACGTGCCTCACAACTGAACCCCATTGATGCTTTGGCACATGACTAA
- a CDS encoding TolC family protein — protein sequence MKRTTFFQTASSIGIMLALSGCAVKHTPAPRFTLEAAGSVISAEETAQRYNINSQWWSIYNSSPLNSLINQAFENNIDLKQAAVSINKALYQANILGAERVPGFNGSLGASGSKNLKSGATGQSFSSQLGLSYEIDLWQKLNAQADAQMWEYKATRQDLAATRLTLANNVADAYFNIAYLNEAVALTEKSVKQYQHINRIASAKYRYGKADAAESRQAQQSLLSAQNSLVQLKNSRETTEETLRNLLNLKPGQNMAAEPPGFRLPDAKGVDLNVPVSALANRPDLRAAEYRLQSSLRSVDAQKRSWYPSITVGATVSTSSNKAKTAFDIPLLGGSVQVNLPFLNWKTLKWENKTAEANFETARLNFEQTLTTALNEVFGNYQKYARAEESLKNQRQKYALDQKNSRYYEVRYQHGKNELKDWLDALNTEYSSAQSLLSQRYEVLKYENMVYKTMAGRYTLKDGR from the coding sequence ATGAAACGCACAACATTTTTTCAGACGGCCTCAAGCATCGGCATTATGCTCGCACTGAGCGGCTGCGCCGTCAAACACACCCCCGCCCCCCGCTTCACACTCGAAGCCGCCGGCAGCGTGATTTCCGCCGAAGAAACCGCCCAACGCTACAACATCAACAGCCAATGGTGGAGCATCTATAACAGCAGCCCACTCAACAGCCTGATTAACCAGGCGTTTGAAAACAACATCGACTTAAAGCAAGCCGCCGTCAGCATCAACAAAGCGCTTTATCAGGCCAATATTCTCGGTGCAGAACGGGTGCCGGGCTTTAACGGCTCGCTTGGCGCATCCGGCTCTAAAAACCTGAAAAGCGGCGCAACCGGCCAATCGTTCAGCAGCCAGCTCGGCCTGAGCTACGAAATCGACCTATGGCAGAAACTCAACGCCCAAGCCGATGCACAAATGTGGGAATACAAAGCCACCCGGCAAGACCTGGCCGCCACCCGCCTCACACTCGCCAACAACGTGGCCGATGCTTATTTCAATATCGCCTATCTCAACGAAGCCGTTGCCCTCACCGAAAAATCAGTAAAACAATACCAACACATCAACCGCATCGCCTCAGCCAAATACCGATACGGCAAAGCCGATGCCGCCGAATCGCGCCAAGCACAGCAGTCTTTATTGTCGGCACAAAACAGCCTGGTGCAGCTCAAAAACAGCCGTGAAACAACAGAAGAAACCCTGCGCAACCTGCTGAATCTCAAGCCCGGCCAAAACATGGCCGCCGAACCGCCGGGCTTCCGCCTGCCCGATGCAAAAGGCGTAGATTTGAACGTGCCCGTATCCGCCCTCGCCAACCGCCCCGACCTGCGCGCTGCCGAATACCGTTTGCAGTCTTCCCTACGCAGCGTAGATGCACAGAAACGGAGTTGGTATCCGAGCATTACCGTGGGCGCTACCGTCAGCACGTCTTCCAACAAAGCCAAAACCGCTTTCGATATTCCCTTGCTCGGCGGCTCGGTGCAGGTGAACCTGCCTTTCTTAAACTGGAAAACCCTGAAATGGGAAAACAAAACCGCCGAAGCCAACTTTGAAACCGCACGGTTGAATTTCGAGCAAACACTCACCACCGCCCTGAACGAAGTGTTCGGCAACTACCAAAAATACGCACGCGCCGAAGAAAGCTTAAAAAACCAGCGCCAAAAATACGCGCTCGACCAAAAAAACAGCCGCTATTACGAAGTGCGCTACCAACACGGCAAAAACGAACTGAAAGACTGGCTTGACGCACTCAACACTGAATACAGCTCCGCCCAAAGCCTGCTAAGCCAACGTTACGAAGTACTGAAATATGAAAACATGGTGTATAAAACCATGGCCGGACGCTACACACTAAAAGATGGAAGATGA
- the hflX gene encoding GTPase HflX, whose protein sequence is MLAGVMLEAGYTGANELRIQAFQTALNEAAELVRAAGGDLVCTETARRSKAHTALFVGTGKAQELAEAVRRHNIELVVFNHELSPTQERNLEQALQCRVLDRVGLILAIFAKRAQSQEGKLQVELAQLSHLSGRLVRGYGHLKSQKGGIGLKGPGETRLETDRRLINQKITALKKQLHNVQKQRATRRKARMQGNIKTFALVGYTNAGKSSLFNRLTKADVLAKDQLFATLDTTARRLYLNHQTSVVLTDTVGFVRDLPHKLVSAFSATLEETALADVLLHVVDAAHPDFERQMDAVNAVLEEIGAHEIPQLVVYNKIDLLPDSQRPAGILRDKQGRVVAVSVSVTENLGLDALRETMTERAEQPVLGKKSGYLYSLYAF, encoded by the coding sequence ATGTTGGCGGGCGTGATGCTCGAAGCCGGCTATACCGGTGCCAACGAGTTGCGCATTCAAGCGTTTCAGACGGCCTTAAACGAAGCAGCAGAGCTGGTGAGGGCCGCAGGCGGCGATTTGGTGTGCACCGAAACCGCCAGGCGCAGCAAAGCGCACACTGCTTTATTTGTGGGAACCGGCAAGGCACAAGAGCTGGCCGAAGCCGTGCGGCGGCACAATATCGAGCTGGTGGTGTTCAACCACGAACTCAGCCCCACGCAGGAGCGCAATTTGGAGCAGGCACTGCAATGCCGCGTGCTCGACCGTGTCGGCCTGATTCTGGCGATTTTTGCCAAACGCGCACAGTCGCAGGAAGGCAAACTGCAGGTAGAGCTGGCGCAGCTCAGCCACCTGAGCGGACGCCTGGTGCGCGGCTACGGCCATCTGAAAAGCCAAAAAGGCGGTATCGGCCTGAAAGGGCCGGGCGAAACCCGGCTCGAAACCGACCGCCGCCTCATCAACCAAAAAATCACCGCGCTGAAAAAGCAGCTGCATAATGTGCAGAAACAACGCGCCACCCGCCGCAAGGCGCGCATGCAGGGCAATATCAAAACTTTTGCGCTGGTGGGTTACACCAATGCCGGCAAATCCAGCCTGTTCAACCGGCTGACCAAAGCCGATGTATTGGCGAAAGACCAGCTTTTCGCCACACTCGACACCACCGCCCGCCGTCTGTATCTCAACCACCAAACCAGCGTGGTTCTCACCGACACGGTAGGTTTTGTGCGCGATTTGCCGCACAAGCTGGTGTCGGCTTTTTCGGCCACGCTTGAGGAAACCGCATTGGCCGATGTGCTGTTGCACGTTGTCGATGCGGCCCACCCTGATTTCGAGCGGCAGATGGACGCTGTGAATGCTGTACTCGAAGAAATCGGCGCCCATGAAATACCGCAGCTGGTGGTGTATAACAAAATAGATCTATTGCCCGACAGCCAACGCCCTGCCGGCATATTGCGCGACAAACAGGGTAGGGTGGTGGCGGTGAGTGTTTCAGTTACCGAAAACCTGGGTTTGGACGCTTTGAGGGAAACGATGACCGAACGGGCAGAGCAGCCAGTGTTGGGTAAGAAATCAGGATATCTGTACAGCTTATATGCTTTCTAA
- a CDS encoding TatD family hydrolase, which yields MYLIDSHCHLNFDSLSSRLPEVFANMAENQVRQALAISVSKQSFAEVLAIAEANAHIFATVGIHPDREDAEEFTLEELVRHAQHPKVAGIGETGLDYHWCKGDLAWQHRRFACHILAANQSGLPLVVHTRDAAADTMRLLREHQAHAGVIHCFTENVEVAKAALDLGFYISFSGIVTFKNAPDIQAAAKYVPADRILLETDAPFLAPVPKRGKPNEPAYVKHTADFVAQLRGETPERIAETTTENFYRLFNKVPRTA from the coding sequence ATGTATTTAATCGATTCCCACTGCCATCTCAATTTCGACAGCTTAAGCAGCCGCCTGCCCGAAGTGTTTGCCAATATGGCGGAAAACCAAGTCAGACAGGCACTGGCCATCAGCGTGAGCAAACAGAGTTTTGCCGAAGTGTTGGCGATTGCCGAGGCCAACGCCCATATTTTCGCCACTGTGGGCATACACCCCGACCGGGAAGACGCCGAAGAATTTACGCTTGAAGAACTGGTGCGCCATGCGCAACACCCGAAAGTTGCCGGCATCGGCGAAACCGGCTTGGATTACCATTGGTGCAAAGGCGATTTGGCCTGGCAGCACCGGCGTTTTGCCTGCCATATCCTTGCCGCCAACCAAAGCGGCCTGCCGCTGGTGGTGCATACCCGCGATGCGGCTGCCGACACCATGCGCCTGTTGCGCGAACATCAGGCGCATGCGGGCGTTATCCATTGCTTTACCGAAAACGTTGAAGTGGCCAAAGCCGCACTGGATTTGGGCTTTTATATTTCGTTTTCCGGCATCGTTACCTTTAAAAACGCTCCCGATATTCAGGCGGCGGCCAAATATGTGCCCGCCGACCGCATCTTGCTCGAAACCGATGCGCCGTTTCTTGCTCCCGTGCCCAAGCGCGGCAAACCCAATGAGCCGGCCTATGTGAAACATACCGCCGATTTCGTGGCGCAGCTGCGCGGTGAAACGCCGGAGCGCATCGCCGAAACCACCACCGAAAATTTTTACCGGCTGTTTAACAAAGTGCCGAGAACGGCCTAG
- the alr gene encoding alanine racemase, translating to MRPLNAQIRLENLRHNYRILKNIHGGKLLAVVKADAYGHGAVRCAHALADMADGFAVASVEEAVQLREHGIENPILLLGGVFEAGEYRPADHYRLWPAVCSQWQLEALLHHQWQQPVKVWLKMDSGMHRSGFFPHNYAAAYTALKQSQNIESIVKFSHFSCADEVDDAMTAMQMEAFDSGCGGLEGEESLANSAAMLRYPAARRDWGRAGIALYGACPLGHADSRLKPVMRLSTRVFGERVLQPHSPVGYGAAFYTEKSTRVGLIACGYADGYPRHAPSGTPVAIGSHRSRVIGRVSMDMMTVELDVSQEGIGSEVELWGDTVNVNEVAKAAGTIAYELLCHVKRAKFTYYE from the coding sequence ATGCGCCCGTTAAACGCCCAAATCCGCCTTGAAAACCTGCGCCACAATTACCGCATATTGAAAAATATCCACGGCGGCAAACTGTTGGCGGTGGTGAAAGCCGATGCCTACGGCCACGGTGCGGTGCGGTGTGCGCACGCGCTGGCAGATATGGCCGATGGTTTTGCCGTGGCAAGCGTGGAAGAGGCGGTGCAGTTGCGCGAACACGGCATTGAAAACCCGATTCTGCTGCTGGGAGGCGTGTTTGAGGCCGGAGAATACCGGCCGGCTGACCACTACCGCCTGTGGCCTGCCGTGTGCAGCCAATGGCAGCTTGAAGCCCTGCTGCACCACCAATGGCAGCAGCCTGTGAAAGTGTGGCTGAAAATGGATTCGGGTATGCATCGTTCGGGCTTTTTTCCGCACAATTATGCAGCCGCCTACACCGCATTGAAGCAGAGTCAAAATATTGAAAGTATTGTGAAATTCAGCCATTTTTCCTGCGCAGACGAAGTGGATGACGCCATGACCGCAATGCAGATGGAGGCATTTGATTCAGGCTGCGGGGGGTTGGAAGGGGAAGAGAGCCTGGCCAACTCTGCCGCCATGCTGCGCTATCCCGCCGCCCGCCGTGACTGGGGCAGGGCGGGCATTGCGCTTTACGGTGCCTGCCCGCTCGGCCACGCCGACAGCCGCTTGAAGCCTGTGATGCGGCTGAGTACGCGTGTGTTTGGCGAGCGGGTGTTACAGCCGCACTCGCCGGTGGGCTACGGCGCGGCGTTTTATACCGAAAAATCCACCCGCGTGGGCTTGATTGCCTGCGGTTATGCAGACGGTTATCCGCGCCACGCTCCCAGCGGCACGCCTGTTGCCATCGGCAGCCACCGCAGCCGGGTGATCGGCCGTGTGTCGATGGATATGATGACGGTGGAGCTGGATGTGTCGCAAGAGGGCATAGGCAGCGAAGTCGAACTGTGGGGCGATACGGTAAACGTAAACGAAGTGGCCAAGGCCGCCGGCACCATTGCCTACGAACTGCTCTGCCATGTGAAGCGGGCGAAATTCACTTATTACGAATAG
- the hisD gene encoding histidinol dehydrogenase, whose protein sequence is MKHLNTQSPDFQAELKALLAFETAQDPKIDQIVAGICADVQQRGDAAVVEYTNRFDGMAAQSMADLTLTQAELQNAFERLPADVQTALKTAAERVERYHLRQKLESWTYTDADGTLLGQQITALDRVGIYVPGGKAAYPSSVIMNAMPAHVAGVQEIIMVVPTPKGGRNDIVLAAAYIAGVTKVFTIGGAQAVAALAYGTETVPQVDKITGPGNAFVAAAKRRVFGVVGIDMVAGPSEILVIADGSTPADWVAMDLFSQAEHDEIAQAILIATSQAYLDDVQTAMNRLIGEMPRRAIIEASLRNRGAFILAEDLNEACEIANYIAPEHLELSVENPQQWAQKIRHAGAIFMGSYTSESLGDYCAGPNHVLPTSRTARFSSPLGTYDFQKRSSLIQVSEAGAQKLGKTAATLAHGEMLTAHARAAELRLKD, encoded by the coding sequence GTGAAACACCTCAACACCCAATCCCCAGATTTCCAAGCCGAACTCAAAGCACTGCTGGCTTTTGAAACCGCGCAGGATCCGAAAATCGACCAAATCGTAGCCGGCATCTGCGCCGATGTGCAGCAACGCGGCGATGCGGCCGTGGTTGAATACACCAACCGCTTTGACGGCATGGCGGCGCAAAGCATGGCCGATTTAACGCTCACCCAAGCCGAGTTGCAAAACGCATTCGAGCGTTTGCCCGCCGATGTTCAGACGGCCTTGAAAACCGCAGCCGAGCGCGTAGAACGTTACCACCTGCGCCAAAAACTGGAATCGTGGACCTACACCGATGCAGACGGCACGCTGCTCGGCCAGCAAATTACCGCGCTCGACCGGGTTGGCATTTATGTGCCCGGCGGCAAGGCGGCCTATCCCAGCTCGGTGATTATGAACGCCATGCCGGCGCATGTAGCCGGCGTGCAGGAAATCATTATGGTGGTGCCGACCCCGAAAGGCGGGCGCAACGACATCGTGTTGGCGGCGGCTTATATTGCCGGCGTAACCAAAGTGTTTACCATCGGCGGCGCGCAGGCAGTGGCCGCGCTGGCTTACGGCACCGAAACCGTGCCTCAAGTCGATAAAATCACCGGCCCGGGCAATGCCTTTGTGGCCGCCGCCAAACGCCGCGTGTTCGGCGTGGTGGGCATCGACATGGTGGCCGGGCCGTCTGAAATTCTGGTGATTGCAGACGGCAGCACGCCTGCCGATTGGGTGGCGATGGATTTGTTCAGCCAAGCCGAACACGATGAAATCGCCCAAGCCATTCTGATTGCCACTTCGCAAGCCTATCTCGATGATGTTCAGACGGCTATGAACAGGCTGATTGGCGAAATGCCCCGCCGCGCCATTATCGAGGCCTCGCTGCGCAACCGTGGGGCGTTTATTCTGGCGGAAGATTTAAACGAAGCCTGCGAAATCGCCAACTATATCGCGCCCGAGCATTTGGAATTATCAGTAGAAAACCCGCAGCAGTGGGCGCAAAAAATCCGCCACGCCGGCGCGATTTTCATGGGCAGCTACACCAGCGAGAGCTTGGGTGATTATTGTGCCGGCCCCAACCATGTGCTGCCCACAAGCCGAACCGCCCGTTTTTCCTCGCCGTTGGGCACCTATGATTTCCAAAAACGCTCCAGCCTGATTCAGGTTTCTGAAGCGGGGGCGCAAAAGCTCGGCAAAACCGCCGCCACGCTGGCGCACGGTGAAATGCTCACCGCCCACGCGCGCGCGGCCGAATTGCGCTTGAAAGACTAA
- a CDS encoding MmcQ/YjbR family DNA-binding protein → MSRRTLLDYAAQHYLTVPEYPWRRHPDYAVLRHTGNGRWYAVLMDVPAAKLGLAGSANVPLANIKAAPDLVQLLRVQTGFLPAYHMNKTHWLSVRLDGSVNEATVKTLLDGSFVLTQAV, encoded by the coding sequence ATGAGCCGCCGAACCCTGCTCGATTATGCTGCCCAACACTACCTTACCGTACCCGAATATCCGTGGCGGAGGCATCCCGATTATGCTGTGCTCCGCCACACGGGCAACGGCAGATGGTATGCGGTTTTAATGGATGTGCCCGCCGCCAAACTCGGCTTGGCAGGCAGCGCAAATGTGCCGTTGGCCAATATCAAAGCCGCGCCCGATTTGGTGCAGCTCCTGCGCGTGCAGACGGGTTTTCTGCCCGCCTACCACATGAACAAAACGCACTGGCTGAGCGTGCGGCTCGATGGTTCGGTAAACGAAGCCACCGTTAAAACCTTGCTGGACGGCAGCTTCGTATTGACACAGGCCGTCTGA
- the nfsA gene encoding oxygen-insensitive NADPH nitroreductase: MLKSKPTLETIFAHRSIRQFTQQPVSDEILDTLVRAGQQASTSNNLQCVSIIRVSDPALRQGIREAAGSAPYIVDCAEFLLFCIDFSKHRQIFPDAQLDWAEISLIGAVDVGILAQNVLLAAESLGLSGVYIGALRNDAQKVSDILNLPEYCIPLIGLCLGYPDQDPPFKPRLPKAMVYAENACPALNAEAVESYNQAVADYYVRRKGKTVPWKQSLAKTLGNPVRPHMLGFLRGKGLLKR; the protein is encoded by the coding sequence ATGCTGAAGAGCAAACCCACTTTAGAAACCATTTTTGCCCACCGCTCTATCCGCCAATTCACGCAACAGCCGGTTTCTGACGAAATACTCGACACGCTGGTCCGCGCCGGGCAGCAGGCTTCTACTTCCAACAATCTGCAATGTGTTTCCATTATCCGCGTTTCCGACCCCGCCTTGAGACAGGGCATACGCGAGGCCGCCGGCAGCGCGCCGTATATTGTTGATTGCGCCGAATTTCTGCTGTTCTGCATCGACTTTTCCAAGCACAGGCAAATCTTTCCCGATGCCCAGCTCGATTGGGCGGAAATCAGCCTCATCGGCGCAGTTGATGTCGGCATTTTGGCGCAAAACGTGCTGCTCGCTGCCGAATCGTTGGGGCTGAGCGGCGTGTATATCGGCGCGCTGCGCAACGATGCGCAAAAAGTGTCGGACATATTAAACCTGCCCGAATACTGCATTCCGCTGATCGGCCTGTGCCTGGGCTATCCCGACCAAGATCCGCCGTTTAAACCGCGCCTGCCCAAAGCCATGGTATATGCCGAAAACGCCTGCCCGGCGCTGAACGCCGAAGCAGTTGAAAGCTATAATCAGGCGGTGGCGGATTATTATGTGCGGCGCAAAGGCAAAACCGTGCCGTGGAAGCAGTCGCTGGCGAAAACTTTAGGCAACCCCGTGCGCCCGCATATGCTGGGTTTTTTGCGGGGAAAAGGCTTGTTGAAAAGATGA